One Dioscorea cayenensis subsp. rotundata cultivar TDr96_F1 chromosome 19, TDr96_F1_v2_PseudoChromosome.rev07_lg8_w22 25.fasta, whole genome shotgun sequence genomic window, TTTAATGCCTTGATGTGGATTTTTGTGGAAGTTTTACTAgcactattttgtttttgtcattattgatatattttaaaattgaggTACATAGTTGGTTCTAAATTAAGCCTTTGtgcttgatatatatatatacatatatattcgaCTTTGGATAAAGCAGACAGCAAAACAACAGTACAATCCTCTTAACTCCTTTATATAAAGTCACCGCTACTGTACTTTGTaactatatacatatacacatatacatactaACTAAGCTTCATCAATTGAGCTCCATTCCTTcatccaaaaaataaagaaactttATACCTACAATTTGTTCTTGATGTCCACTTCCGTGACATATATCTGTCCATTTCCATGAGCACCCTCAATGTAGGTAGATGCAAAAGGTTTTCACCgcggcatatatatataatattaatgttttcGATATCTAGCATCGTtttagaatataataataaactttCAAATTAAAGCTTGAAACAAACAATGTAAATTTAGGAGATTAATCTTATTGATTAGAGATGTGCGAGATCTTTATAAAGGTTTGAGGTTTAGGTTTTATACCCATGGTGGTTATATAGAATCTCCTATTATTTGATGCTAACACAATAATTCTAATATTCGAATGGTTGTGTTTTAAGCGAGTTAATTATTGGAGCTGTGATAATAAGcctaacaattatatatttctcttaaattatatattctctaCGTAGCATTATCCTATCAGATTGACTGATACACTTTTTGGAATATAAATAACTCCTAAAGTTTAgctcattttaaaatttttatattgatagTATATGCACAAAATAATTGCAATATTTTGAggattaaatatttagaaaatagaATCTATTGATAAATTCTAACtccatttgtttttaattattatttttagtgttaTATTAATTAGCTTGATATAGAATCACTATGAAAAAGTCGCTCCATCtactaaaatttttcataaagttTTAGcttattgaaaatatatatatatatatatatatttagctaTGTTTGTAAGATTAATTTATTAACCGAAaacttttaattgttttttaatatattattataataggtGAGGAAAATGGAAGTTGCTTTggcatgttgttgttgttgtatcaATTTAAGGTGATACTTAACAAAAATTAGGATTACCAGCCACAATTCATATAGTGACGAAAAGTCATGATCCGACCACACACCATTTTAGATGCAAAATCATATTTGAAGCATAGCGTGGAATTCATGGAAGATCTTggattgctatatatataatcaaaataatgtCTGGTTACGTTACAAGCATCTTAAAATGTGACGAGAAGGAATTATTTGATGTCAAAAATGAATTAGAAGATTTAAAAGTGACTGTTAACGTAAATATTATCGGAAAGCCTTACGTAGTGATTACTAAGAGTTGGACGGAAAATGTGGGTGAATAGGAGCTGAAATCGTCAATAACTGAGAAGTAATATAAATCGCGTGGGTAGAAGATATGCTCTATAGACGATTCCTCCGAATGTGGTCCAAAAACCTCGGTCTTCCTTAGTTATTAAATAAATCTGATTAGGAGTAAATATtatgtgtttattattttaatgcaAAGTCTAATAATAGCCAATATGTAATAAAAGTTGTGTTTTGTATTTCGTATagtatacattattattatgtaattattaaatatgctattattattattattattatatatgttaatcatgaaaaatgaatttttaatctatcaaaatattatattatcaacATTTAGGGAGCACATGTTAGgttgttattaaaaatttccCCTGCAAAGACATATATAAACTATTATACTATGATTATATtacataattatgtatatatatatatataacccatgAAAGATCGGCACATCATAAATTTAGTGACTAAAATTAAAGTTATCCCCACTAATAGACAATCTTTTCACAAATTGTCCATCTGATGACACTTTGatcaaattttcatttgtttggacTTTTTCATTATAACACACTAAACTTGATTAGACGATTtggtaatttaattttaattaaataatgataaaaacatatatcacTTATCATTttggaaaacacaaaatatttaaaagttgttattgtttttatatataaattgagtGGATCCCACACCAACCCACCAtttcctctatatatatatatatatatgatattaatatatatatatatatatagatcagtcttataaataattgtattgtttttcatcatatataaatataggcatgatttttgtctattttaattttgttttcatttttcctattattgttcatatatatatacacatgatttttcgtattttaattgcaaaagaataaaatatataaatagatatattgtgtttttatgttaattttttattaatttctatatatctatatatgatttttttttgtttttattatttgtatattatattatttgttattatttgatttaaatttatttgataatattaatgtttggttagtttttcatatttttaagtgattttatatataatttatttttataattagcaTCATTAGTTTGAAGCCCATAGCATAAGCATACCCTATATcgatatataatattaatcttagtgattttattttttaaaatttgtttggttttgatttggcCTTTTTAATGGGTTCCACCAATTCTTTCCTCTCtaatacaaataatagtttaacattgtttttaaacagtaaaaaatatagatttattgtttaattctcTCTCTCCATATGTAGttggtatatataaaaaaatatatatataattattttttgtttatttttattttcgattttattatttctctctatatatggtttttgtttgttttttaattttatatactaCCTAACTGACTcttatgctatatatatatatatataaacacatattACCTAACTGTCTTTTATAATGTCATTGGCTTGATTTTGATTGAGTTAAGTAAATCACACACCACTCATCTCTCTCTCAGTACAGtacaatatattattatttgcttttatttttttctaaactttggtttaaattttttttattgtttttcatacacatatatatagacataaacatgatttttgtatattttaattttctatatatatatatatatattgtatttttattttaaatttgttttcattatttttcatctatatatatgattattattattattattattattattattattatttgtatttgttttatttaatttatctaataatattggtgtttagttttttttttgtattttctactaaatgttttcttttaaatattatgtattattaGCTGAAGCTGTAGCGCAAGTACAAGCATCTAtactagtatatatattaaaggagAGATTACtgctgtgtatatatatatatatattaaaagaaaaatcactTACAATCCCGTAATAACTCACTACAAAAAGaggtaaaaagtaaaaagtaaaaagtaaaaatttgacACGAACAACACCAATGACTCTTATAGGTGTGACAACAAAATCTTTCGGTtacaaaaatttgaagatcaACATTTTCTCATTAGTACAAAACATGCCTAGATGCAAACGTGATATAAATTAAGATGCCGGAATTGTAAGCATGCATATTTCATAAACAACCATTGCTTATGCTTGAATGAAATATAGCGTACTTCCACTAGTCCATGTGTTGTGGTTGAGCGGGGTCCATGTGACAACATCTTAAATAAGTTGTAAACTCAAAGATGTTTACAGAACATAAAGCACAGGATATAAGATATTAGAGAAGTTTAATACTATTGATTTTAAAACATGAATCATGAagtgaatgaaaaattagagacatgCATGAAGTTCATAAATACAGGAAAACACGGTATGGCCACCTCACCATATATGTAAAAGTACCCGGTTAAAGATCCAAACATTTTCATCTACCTATTATTGACAAGAGAGACTATCTGCACATTGTCCATCTCATCCAGAAGGGCTTTTATTTCtggaaatttttaattcataatcaCAGTGGAAGTCAATGGTATATACTTCATATTAGGCTACAATactattttcatcttttttttataaaaaaatacaatactaTTTATTTGTATTGTGTAATAATGTTTATTAATACTACTGATGTACCATTGTACCTCTTCAGACTTACTTATTCTTTTAACAATGTTTAtcgtttttgtaaaaaaaaaattacatatgtaaaacctaaattatatatttttattattctattaatttaacTCGTTCCAACTTTACATTTGACAATTACAATtaaaggaacaaaaataaatatcatggaAAAACGTATGTTTTAAAAGTACATTTAAACctaaaatattgcaaaaaaaattcctaaatttATTGGTAAATTGATCcattaataaatgaatatatatatatatatatattagttcaACAGAAACCTCAAGAGACACTGAGCATAAAAGATTTATTCCATGCATCGAGATTGCGCAAATAGACAAGAAGTTCAAATAATCAGTATTTCCAAGCTCAAGGAaggaaaatttttccacaatAGAACCACCTAAAATTTAAGCACTCCATGgacaaataatttaatagagAGCAGTCACAAAAATAAGCAGCCAGTGAGCTAAACACTATACTCATCAACACCCCAATCACAGCCTCTGAGTAGGAGCCTGAGCTGACTTGAGAGTTGTATTAGTTTTTCGACTTTGAGTGCTTTACAAGCCAATCTATAACAGAGTCGATGTTGGTTGAGTTCTTGCATGAGATCATGAAACAGCAGACTTCTCTATCAGTAATCAATTTCAGTTCCCTGAGAATGCCAGGAATTAACAATGAGAATGATAGAAGCTACATGAAAACTTACTGGATGAAGTTTGGATTTCTACacagttaaaattttaattgcttaCATTTCATCAGTCAAAGCTTGTTTTGACAGAGCTTCGGGTTTGTCAATCTTGTTCCCAAGAACCAGCAAAGGGATTCCACTCAGAGATGGCTTGCTAAGTAAGTCATGGAGTTCGTTTCTTGAGATCGACAAGTTATCATGATCAGCTGCATCAACAACATACCTGAAAAAGAATAACTATAAATGTCAACAAAATGGCcataatagaaaatgaaaaacagcAGGATTTTCAATTATTTGGGAGGCAAAGCATTTATGCATCAAATAGAACTTATAGCATTACTTGCGACATGAATTGAAAACCAAACTTTCTCGCTCTCTTTGTCTccatctctctatatataacaTGTTTCAAATGAGAAAGGAAGAAACTGATACATGGGATGAACAGAAGCAATTGCCACATGATGGTGCTTGGTGGGAAAAAGTTATTGAAGAACAATTTTACAAGAATAATTTTACACAATACTATAGGTTCTCACCACACCTGCGTGCAGCTTTTCAAGAATAgtgtaattataatttaaaaccaCCAAAGGTAATTAATTAAGGATCTCTATAAATTCAAGTAGCATCTTATCTTTTCCAAGCCAAACCTATCAAGACATTTCAAGGACTCAACAGCGTTCCCCAAAGGGCACTCAAAAGTCCTTTTCTCTTAGGATGCAAAATAGATAAAATCTGATGAATTCAAAGCAACCAAgtgcaagaaaataaaggaaatgCATTCCCATGATTTCTTTACCTTGCTTCAATGTTTCTTTGAATTATTTCATTTGTCGGTCAACAAAGTGTAGACTATTCATAAAGCTTCTTTTGCTTTAGGTTACATCTGCTTAGCAGTGCATCCAACACTAAAGAACCAGTTTGCAATATGAGCAGCACACATAGTAAGCACATATCAAGAACCAAAATTCTAGCTTCAGGCAGCAACATAAGAAATACAAGCACATCATAAACTCTAGTCAACAAGCCTAATGTCTTTTTTCCAATTTCGTAATGGGTAGCGAACAAAAAATACTAAACCACAACAAAGAATTctgtaaaacaataaattgatGCCACCTATGCAcatcaaacaaaacaacatgcaatttgGAAATGCTACGACGATTGGAGGCAGTTGACCACGACATTCATGAAAAAGATTAGTTATAGAATCAGGAAACATACACAATGGCAGATACAGCGCGACAATAGCGTTCCCACATACTGCGAAACCTTGGTTGGCCACCAAGATCCCACAATTTTATTGTGACATTTCCCTTTGTCACCTTCCTCATATTGAATCCAACCTACAAAAACCAATACAGAATGCTCAGGCCAAAAAAGAAGCATATCTGTATGAAGCCATACTCCTTATCAAGAAAAACTTCACTCACAGTAGGAATCATGTCTTCGCTGTATCCACCAGTCTAAAAAAGAAATGACAAATTTTAGTATGCCAGGCCAGCAGATAATAAAAGAACCGAAAACAACGAGGACAGGcatctatatatacacaccgCAACGACATTAACGAGAGATGTTTTCCCTGCATTCTGGAGCCCAATCAAAGACAGCTCCATTTCTTGCTTGAAAAAGAGGCTGCAAAAACGttataatacaaattaaatctACCCCACATTCAGTCCCAGCAAACAACTTTTCAACAACTAGTATACAATCCCCAACCAAAGTgtcaaaaatcaaaactaataacATTTATCCCTGATAATAATCAGAAAAGCAGCATTATCCCATCCAAATTTCCTAAACACCTAAACAATCAAATTATATCAGCATAAACccaaaaattaattcttttttcttaacttcatacatcataaatcaatataacCATTTCCCATACATACTTCACACAACTAACTGTAAAGGAGCAAACTTGGAACTCAATACATCCAAAAAAAATCCCCTTTTTCTATCAAGAAGCTTCAAACCCTAGATCGCAATCACCAAATACATCTAAAACAAAGAACaactaacaaataataataataacaacaacaataaacaacATCAAAAGATAATTAGAAGCAGAATCAAATGGATAACAGAAAGAAACAGAGGGGAATCAACCAATACCTTCGAAGCCAATTAAGAAAAGCCTCCCAGAACCCCATGGAGAGGAATAAGGAATCGATGCACTAGATTATCgatggaattagggtttgatgGAGCGAGACGGAGATCTCTCTCTGGTCCGATTTGACGCCGGAGATGCTCCAAAGCTTCCACTCTTCGCCCGggttgataaataaataaaaaaattaaaatatggaaaatataaaACCCGTTTATTTATAGACACATGTGATGATGCAAGCAATGCTGCCCTAGGACTTTAAAAGAGTCCTTATtagaattcaaattaaatatattgggGGGAAACTGGAAaagtaatgataataataattcaaatactactttaaaaaataattattttaaccAATAATTGGCGAATTCAATATTctatcttatcttttttttattttttttactattgacTGATGAGTCATGTTTGAGCTACCCAAGATTGaagataaattaatattatataatggagataatttgttgttttggaTAAACATCTCTATCCTGTTCCATGTATATAAGTCTAGTATTTTCCAGACTCTTGGTGATTAAACTAATTCAATTTTCAATACCTTCAtagtaaattttttgttttcacctTTTCATTGGCACGataagcttatatatatatataattactttGAAGATTAAATGGTAAAATACATGTTCAGCAGAATTCAACCAAAATCAGGATAAACTTTCAAACGTTGAACTATCATGAGAGACATTGAATTTGGGAACCATAGTTTCATAAAAACTAGTGATGGTGATGCATGAATCCAAAGAAATGCATCACTAAAAAGTCCACAAATAAAGGTAGCAGTATGCTTTCCAGCATTCATGACAACCTGAAATTTAGAAGTATGCACATGATCATAAAGGCAACTTTCTTCTCATCTGCTTACCTATAGAAAAAAACACGAACCAACTTTCCAACttatctttcatttttccaCAATCAAAACACAACCAAGAAGAAGACAAAATTTTACAATCTAATAAGTATTACACACAAGACACAGCCATGTACATAACAACATAGTAAATTACAAactcaacaaacaaaaattgcaGTTTCTTGTGATCATAAAGGAGAGAATATAGCTGAGCAAAATCAGACTGCAGTAAAATGCTTATAAGTTTGACagatcaatatcaatatattgcATGCAGGGATATCGTTAACAAGACTTCGTATCAGTTCAGGCTTGACAATGCTCAGATAATACTCAGACATCAAGCAACATCTATGAAACACAacctaactatatatatatatatatatattgatttacaAGGCTATAACAAAACAGCATATCTGTCTGTTAAGGCTTACAAGACGTAACTTTTCTTTGGGTAGATTTCTAAACATAAAGTGCTGTACAAAATGGGTCATACAAATGCTAAAAGCTATAGGGGTGTCTTTTAATATGATATATGGCCATCATTGAAGGAACTCttttaaaccaaaaagaatTCAAACTCAGTGCCTCCTTCCTTGATTGTCAATCTGCATTCcagaagaaatacaaaaatgctGCAGTCCACAGCATGGCTACTAATGCCAGCAGGCGGGCAATCTTTCAGGCCAGATCCCTGTAAAAATGCACAAGAGCATAAAATATACGTGGCCCAAAGATATTAGACAAAAGAcagaatataaaaacatatactaTCAGGAAGAGTTTTGaagaataaaattgaaatataatcGCCATTATAAACAAACTTCTTTCATCTCCAGCTGAAAGTTGAAAGCCTACAGAAGGAAGATACCACTTTTGATTTTCCTGGCACACTTGCAAAGCAAAGAAGCAGGAAGGCCTTCTATGGAACTTCATTCACAGttcacaaatataattttactaAAACAACACACAGCAACAAAAGCAAATACCAACACAAGACCGACACTCCATTTAAAACATGCACACTCAAACATTGATGGCAAGTATACAGTTTTGAATTAGAACAAGACCTGAAATAACACACTCCATTTGAAATATACACAAGCAAATATTGAAGGCTTGAGCGTAAAGTCTAGATATATACCATAAAGGTTTGATTTTGCTAAGGAAAACTGAGATGGTTAAAGGTCCAAGAACTTATGAAACTGCTTTACAAGAAAAGCAATGTAgtaatatatgaataaaatccTAGGACTCACCAGACATTAGAAAGATAAAGAATTTCCCATTCCCagaaaatgaatattttctGCACATGAGGAAGTACAATAGTAGATCACAAAAATTGTATAGCTGAAGTTTATCTGTTTCCATAAAAAAGTAAGACTAAAAGTAGTATTTCCTTTGCAatccaaatttatataaatgagaACATCCATAAAATACTACTGGCAAAGATCTCACTACTTGATTCCTAAGTGTTGAAATCTTAAACAACTCATGTCAAGATAGATATCCAATAATGTAAGAGCTACTGCATGTGCATAAACAATCAGTGCTATGCTAGAACGTAACCTGAATCTGAATGCACTTGCTATGTATATTTCTTTGTTGTAATCATATTGGAACTATTACCACCACAGGACATATCAATGCAGTTGCCAAACATAAATTCAGGAGATGACAAAATCAACTCAAAAACTTACATGTTTCTCAATAACGCCACGGCATGTCTGTAATTAATCTTTGCTACTATATTCTTTATATTTGGTCTGCATCTCTATGTGAACCTCAGCTGCATAAATTTCCGGAAGGAAAGCATGttcctttattttctattatcatGATATTTTATGCTTGCAATTTAAGTTTCTGAATTAGAGACcactcaaaaatatttaaaaaatgttattGTTGGTAAGGAAATGGGGCACATATAGACACAAATATGTCAGTATTGTTACAGGATCATTGTAAGGGCACATCAATAATATCAACTTCTTGTACCAGCAATATTACCAATTTTTTCCCCTCTATAGAACAATGTAAATCTTGCTTAATTAGCCTAAAGAATAATTAATTGTTACCAGTGACATAATTACTAATTCTAGGGATCATAAAAGATCtcatcaatgaatatgataatGTCTCATCCAATGACATGAGGTTTGAACTACATACTCAATCAGCCAAGGACTCCTAAATTGTTTAGTTTAGGAGCAAGCAAGACTCAATGCTACACAAAAAGGAAAGATCATACACCAGCTCTTCTTTATCATAAGTAAATGATATCCTCCACAAATTTGGTTTCAGTGCACAAGGTAAACAACACCGACTTGATAAAGATTCAGAAAATAATGGTGCATATATATACTAGATCTGCCAAACCCATTTTTCTATACCCACATTTTTTATGGGAATTGGATTTCTAAAGAATAATTATTCCTTGATTACCCTCGTGAATGATGAAATTAGTCAACTTTAGGACAACCTCAAAAGGAATTCTGTCTAATAGTTTATTGCTTGAATTATTATGTAAAAGAGTTCTATACTATTTCACAGGCATCTCATGGGCTGAAAATAGGATCCATGCTTATTTATCAAGCCACagcataaaataaaatgagcAATCTACGTGAATTTTGAGATGGCAAAAGGCAGCAAGTCCTACGTGCTCAATCATGAGAAACAACTTTATTACATGTAATAATCATGACCAACTCAATTAAATTTTGAGATGGCAAAAGGCAGCAAGTCCAATGCACACAAGCACAACAAACAACTATATAACTTGTAATAATCATGACCAACTCAATTGAAGATGGCGAAAGGCAGCAAGTCCTATGTGCTCAAGCACGACAAACAACAACTTTATAACATGCAATAATCATGACCAACTAAACTTTGCATTAGTACTCTCTTATTGGATGATAATGTTTTGAAGCTATCCAGCTTGAAACAGACATAATCACCAATAACCCTTAGTGATAAATACAGGTGATATTTCTCAAAACTTTCTATTGAGGGTGATTCAAATCTCACTTAAAAGAAATCCGTATAACTGCACATCTCCTATGATATTTTAAGAACTCACAAATAGAGCTCTAAAGCTTAGTTAACCAACAGGAAGGCATAATTCTAGAAGTACTCACATTTAAGCAGGAGAAGGGAAGCATTTGAACTAAAAGGGGAAGCCACACCCCTGATGAAGCTCAGGAAGGGATAGCATAGCATTGGGAGAAGTATGAAAAATCTCCTCAAATAaagatttgaagtttgattAAATTCATCCTTGGGTCTGCTCAATGAAAGGAGTAGGCATGGTCCAATTAGATTTTCGATAAAATTATGCATAAATAATGTGTGTGTTTGAAGTAGAATGCAGGTATACAAGAGGCTGCCAAGACAAAAGGCTGAAGAATCTGGCAAGTCAATCAGAGGTGGGAGCCTTCCATATTAAGGATGAAAATGGTTCTTACAGGGAGATAACTTAAGAGCAGATATGCATGTAATTGACTGAGATCATCGAGACAAAAGCAAAACAGGCAAACAAAGAAGCAAATCCCTAGTTGTAaactttaaaaagtttttttttaattaaagaaaaactcccaaatggcGATTTTAGCTAGAAAAAATAACACTCAGTTAAGCTACATAAGGCCAACATtgactagaaaataaaaatggtgCTTATACCATGCCAaatgaatcaaaataaatataaggcATAAACCAAACGCACCACTTTATGAAAGCCAAGTATCGATAACACAATTGGCATTACAATAATAGAAAGGTATAGTGGTcagaaaagaaatcaatcacTGCTAGAGGAAGTTTTACAGCACAAAAAATCCACTTCTCACATACGATATTGAAGGAAAAAGAGGAAAGTGCATACATAACAAAGATCACAAAAAAGGCAACACAATTTGGAAAGATAATAGGATAACAGCATACTTATGCAACATAAAAGCTCCagaaaaaactataaatttcaACTAGGTCAAacaaagttatttaaaaaattggaatgTTTAAGTTTTGGTAAGATGTTCAACCAGAATCAACCTAATCTGTCATGAGCTAATATGTTATAAATTGCCATGTAAATTACTAGCATGTGGAGAAAATTCTGCGGTTATGTGACTATATGCATTTGATTAAGTGTAAATATCAAAACTAAATTCATGAGGCTTACTTTCTATCCAGATCCAACACTGTCACTTAGAGCATCTATTGGGAAATTTTGGTTGAGATTTTCATATAGGGCCCAATCCatctcatcatcaccatcatcatcatcatcaccttcatcattatcatcatcatcgtcgtcgtcatcatcatcatcatcgccaTCACCAtcgtcatcgtcatcatcatcatcatcagtgtCTTCATAGTCATCATCATAttcttcatcatcctcatcatcagaATTAGATAGAATGGGATATAAAAGTTCATGAATCTCCTCATTGCTAcgcataaaaaaatcatcaatggtAAATTTCTGCAAATTAGCAGCATTCTTCTGAAGAAATTTTGTTAGAAGTACTTCATTCTTAGTTCCCATGAAGTGTTCAATGGCAAGAATCTTCAGACAATTTAACGCATTCCCTGGTCCCCCACAAACTTCTGGCAGATCCACATAGTCCCTTTCAAACTTCTCCTCCACAGCTTTAACAAGTTCTGCAGGGAGAAAAGATTTGTAATAACACAAACCCAAACTTCGTTTCATCTTGTTCTTGGCCTTCAACCTCAGCTCCCTGTTAAACTGCAAGCTCAAATCGAGATAAGAATATCAGCAGAAAAACTTAAAGGTCAGCCATAAAACACGAGAACTTGAGCAATGCAGCCCGCCATACTCTTATACAGAGACTCTCCAACAGTGGACACTCTTTGACGTTACAGATGAAGCTAGAAAGC contains:
- the LOC120283449 gene encoding ADP-ribosylation factor-like protein 8a yields the protein MGFWEAFLNWLRSLFFKQEMELSLIGLQNAGKTSLVNVVATGGYSEDMIPTVGFNMRKVTKGNVTIKLWDLGGQPRFRSMWERYCRAVSAIVYVVDAADHDNLSISRNELHDLLSKPSLSGIPLLVLGNKIDKPEALSKQALTDEMELKLITDREVCCFMISCKNSTNIDSVIDWLVKHSKSKN